A genome region from Arachis duranensis cultivar V14167 chromosome 6, aradu.V14167.gnm2.J7QH, whole genome shotgun sequence includes the following:
- the LOC107492426 gene encoding uncharacterized protein LOC107492426 — MEGNLEAKDGGGTPRRKRVLSIKGALSRIKRKKLGGSTRSLSSLSQSPFDGDGTLKIPSRSNNTDFFADDSSYSPSPSSSSRYSSNQALNEMVQGDDDGEIKQDNVVAVSLEDGDSMIDAKADEFIAQFYRQMRLQRMDHMDPLYRERSHRSLGW; from the coding sequence ATGGAAGGAAATCTTGAGGCAAAGGACGGTGGTGGCACTCCGCGTCGAAAGAGGGTGCTTTCCATTAAGGGGGCCCTCTCAAGAATTAAGAGGAAGAAGCTTGGAGGCTCCACCAGATCCCTTAGCAGCCTCAGCCAATCTCCTTTTGATGGTGACGGTACCCTCAAGATTCCATCCAGAAGCAACAACACAGACTTCTTCGCCGACGACTCCTCCTATTCGCCGTCTCCGTCCAGCAGCAGCCGCTATTCTTCCAACCAGGCGCTGAACGAGATGGTGCAGGGCGACGACGACGGCGAGATCAAGCAGGACAATGTGGTTGCTGTTTCTCTTGAGGATGGTGATTCGATGATTGATGCTAAGGCTGATGAGTTCATTGCTCAATTCTACAGGCAGATGAGGTTGCAGCGCATGGATCACATGGATCCTCTCTACAGGGAGCGCAGCCACAGATCCTTGGGATGGTGA